The proteins below are encoded in one region of Candidatus Dadabacteria bacterium:
- a CDS encoding nuclear transport factor 2 family protein, with amino-acid sequence MSYEKDEIIKANRKFYDARNRYDVELIERVWLTDGRAKCVHAGWPIILGWEAIRESWKTIFETGGFDRVDISNFFVDVKGNSAWLNCVERATYSIDDRRVVVLAQATNIFELDDGEWKMALHHASLMPIPRTEIDYENLQ; translated from the coding sequence ATGAGTTATGAGAAAGACGAAATAATAAAGGCGAACAGAAAATTCTACGACGCCCGTAACCGCTACGATGTTGAACTCATAGAGCGGGTCTGGCTTACCGACGGCAGGGCCAAGTGCGTTCACGCGGGCTGGCCGATAATTCTCGGATGGGAAGCGATAAGGGAGAGCTGGAAGACCATTTTCGAGACGGGCGGATTTGACCGCGTTGATATTTCGAATTTCTTTGTTGACGTAAAGGGAAATTCGGCTTGGCTTAACTGCGTTGAGAGGGCGACTTACTCAATAGACGATCGCAGGGTTGTGGTGCTGGCCCAGGCGACCAACATATTCGAGCTTGACGATGGAGAATGGAAGATGGCGCTTCATCACGCTTCCCTGATGCCTATTCCTCGCACGGAGATTGATTACGAGAATCTTCAGTAA
- the queG gene encoding tRNA epoxyqueuosine(34) reductase QueG, with the protein MKETKRLSMLIKNHALALGFDLVGISPAEGHYAEADFFERWLGRGYAGEMNYLERGLLKRKEVERVLPGARSVVSCAVNYNTENPRSTEASGGGWISRYAWGDDYHDVMGEMLDGLADYITGLFPEETGVRAYVDTGPVLEKVHASRSGVGWVGKNTCLINQEVGSWLFLGEVITDIELDYDSAAEDRCGTCTRCIDACPTDAIVEPYVLDARKCISYLTIELKGKMPLELREGVENNVFGCDVCQDVCPWNHDALFTLKENFRPREKLLSPDFKWLLELDGDGFREIFRKSPVKRAKRRGFMRNVLVAVGNSGNKEYIEYARSLLGDDEPIVRAHAVWAFWMLGGEDCQGELECLLETETDGEVLEEIHHAIGSPRN; encoded by the coding sequence ATGAAGGAAACTAAGCGACTCTCAATGCTTATAAAGAATCACGCGCTTGCCCTGGGCTTTGACCTTGTGGGGATAAGCCCGGCGGAGGGTCATTACGCGGAAGCGGACTTTTTCGAGCGGTGGCTCGGGCGGGGTTATGCGGGGGAGATGAACTATCTTGAGAGAGGGCTCCTTAAGAGGAAGGAAGTGGAAAGGGTTCTCCCCGGCGCCAGATCGGTCGTTTCCTGCGCCGTTAACTACAATACGGAGAATCCACGCTCGACGGAAGCTTCGGGTGGGGGCTGGATATCGAGGTACGCCTGGGGAGACGATTACCACGACGTAATGGGAGAGATGCTCGACGGGCTTGCGGACTACATAACGGGTCTTTTCCCCGAAGAAACAGGCGTCAGGGCTTACGTGGATACGGGGCCGGTTCTTGAGAAAGTGCACGCGAGTCGCTCGGGAGTGGGTTGGGTGGGTAAAAACACCTGTCTCATAAACCAGGAGGTCGGTTCCTGGCTTTTTTTGGGAGAGGTGATAACCGATATCGAACTTGACTACGACTCGGCAGCTGAGGATCGCTGCGGTACCTGCACCAGGTGCATAGACGCCTGTCCCACCGATGCCATAGTGGAGCCTTACGTGCTTGACGCCAGGAAATGCATTTCCTACCTTACGATAGAACTTAAGGGGAAAATGCCGCTTGAACTCAGGGAAGGGGTGGAAAACAATGTTTTCGGGTGCGACGTGTGTCAGGACGTGTGTCCGTGGAACCACGACGCTCTTTTTACTCTCAAGGAAAACTTCAGGCCGCGGGAAAAACTGCTCAGCCCCGATTTCAAATGGCTTCTCGAGCTTGACGGGGATGGTTTCCGGGAGATTTTCAGAAAGAGTCCGGTCAAGAGGGCCAAGCGCAGGGGTTTCATGAGAAATGTGCTCGTGGCTGTTGGAAATTCGGGAAATAAGGAGTATATAGAATACGCAAGGAGCCTTCTCGGAGATGATGAGCCGATCGTAAGGGCTCACGCGGTCTGGGCGTTCTGGATGCTTGGGGGAGAGGATTGCCAAGGCGAGCTTGAGTGTCTGCTTGAGACCGAAACCGACGGGGAAGTGCTGGAAGAAATTCACCATGCTATCGGTTCCCCGCGAAACTGA
- a CDS encoding rhomboid family intramembrane serine protease has product MIPIRSTIKTEIVPFVNYALLAVNVLVFAYTLLLTGEALEMFYHTHGIVPSKITTLEAYGFLDRTAKYFSSMFIHENWIHLAGNLIFLYIFGNAIEDLLGHARYLLFYLVCGLLAVFIQVALNSHSAVPVIGASGAISGVLGAYMLFFPRSKILTLFIVLVFVYFVRIRAYLFIIFWFAVQFLTGIGYIGDAGTEGLWVHMSGFACGAIAGGSFLYTRGYRSKKYKAGYGTGWYGQDD; this is encoded by the coding sequence ATGATACCGATTAGAAGCACAATAAAAACCGAGATCGTCCCCTTTGTGAATTACGCGCTTCTCGCCGTAAACGTACTGGTTTTCGCGTATACCCTTCTTCTGACAGGGGAGGCACTTGAGATGTTCTACCATACGCACGGTATTGTGCCCAGCAAGATAACCACCCTCGAGGCCTACGGATTCCTTGACAGAACGGCAAAATATTTCAGTTCCATGTTCATCCATGAAAACTGGATACACCTAGCCGGAAATCTAATTTTCCTCTACATATTCGGAAACGCGATTGAAGATCTGCTGGGCCACGCAAGATACCTGCTTTTCTATCTCGTGTGCGGGCTGCTAGCCGTATTCATCCAGGTGGCTTTAAACTCCCACTCCGCAGTTCCGGTAATAGGAGCAAGCGGGGCGATTTCCGGAGTCCTGGGCGCATACATGCTCTTTTTCCCAAGATCAAAAATTCTTACGCTTTTCATAGTCCTGGTATTTGTCTACTTCGTGCGCATAAGGGCTTACCTTTTCATAATTTTCTGGTTTGCCGTTCAGTTTCTGACCGGAATCGGCTATATTGGTGACGCGGGAACCGAGGGCCTGTGGGTGCATATGTCAGGATTTGCCTGCGGAGCCATAGCCGGAGGGAGTTTTCTTTACACGCGGGGATACCGAAGTAAGAAATACAAAGCCGGTTACGGAACGGGGTGGTACGGACAAGATGACTAG
- a CDS encoding 6-phosphofructokinase yields the protein MTSKKMDNLGIIAAGGPAPGINGVISSATIEARNRGKKVIGILDGFKWISMGDTSKVLDLDIQNTSRIHTTGGSIIGISRQNPLATEQTFKNTVSSIEKLGIGNLITIGGDGTMFLAKTLHEHFGGRLKIAHLPKTIDNNIALPDYISTFGFETARDVGAKIMNNIMEEARTTGRWFLVITMGRRTGHLALGIGQSSGATITIIPEDFEEEKVPLEKVVAILEGSIIKRMSMGREYGVAILAEGMLDKIDPVDLGLMDKDGMGRIRYVDVNFGQLLKSTLGEKLSEKGVEVELVHKRLGYEMRSANPIPFDVDYTRKLGYCAVKYLLDGEEDGALVYVRTGKIQAIPFQELIDEKTNSIKVRYMDKNTEAYEVSQKYMIKLNRDDIETPVALKKLSEQTSLNGGEFREYFSKIFR from the coding sequence ATGACTAGCAAGAAAATGGACAATCTGGGAATAATAGCGGCCGGAGGACCCGCCCCCGGGATAAACGGCGTGATAAGCTCGGCCACTATCGAGGCCAGAAACAGGGGGAAGAAAGTAATTGGAATTCTCGACGGGTTTAAGTGGATCTCCATGGGAGACACCTCGAAAGTTCTAGATCTTGATATCCAGAACACCTCGAGGATTCACACAACCGGCGGCTCGATTATCGGAATATCCAGACAAAATCCCCTTGCGACTGAGCAAACCTTTAAAAACACGGTTTCCTCGATTGAAAAACTCGGCATAGGCAACCTGATAACCATAGGCGGCGACGGAACAATGTTTCTCGCAAAGACGCTTCACGAGCACTTCGGGGGAAGATTAAAGATAGCGCACCTGCCCAAAACAATAGACAACAATATCGCCCTTCCCGACTACATATCAACCTTCGGATTCGAGACCGCAAGGGATGTGGGAGCGAAGATAATGAACAACATAATGGAAGAGGCGAGAACTACGGGCAGGTGGTTTCTGGTTATAACCATGGGGAGAAGAACCGGCCACCTGGCTCTTGGAATCGGGCAGTCATCAGGAGCCACCATAACGATAATCCCAGAGGATTTCGAAGAGGAAAAAGTGCCTCTTGAGAAGGTCGTAGCCATTCTCGAGGGTTCCATAATAAAAAGAATGAGCATGGGGAGGGAGTACGGAGTGGCGATACTCGCCGAAGGAATGCTTGACAAGATAGATCCCGTTGACTTGGGACTTATGGACAAAGACGGCATGGGAAGAATAAGGTACGTTGACGTTAACTTCGGTCAGCTTCTCAAAAGCACTCTTGGCGAAAAACTCTCCGAAAAAGGAGTCGAAGTGGAACTGGTGCACAAGAGACTGGGCTATGAAATGCGCTCGGCCAATCCGATTCCGTTTGACGTGGATTATACGCGAAAGCTCGGCTACTGCGCCGTCAAGTACCTGCTTGACGGAGAGGAAGACGGGGCTCTTGTATATGTAAGAACGGGGAAAATACAAGCGATCCCGTTTCAAGAACTAATAGATGAAAAAACAAACAGCATCAAAGTGAGATATATGGACAAGAACACAGAAGCCTACGAGGTTTCGCAAAAATACATGATCAAGTTAAATCGCGACGATATTGAAACACCCGTGGCCCTTAAAAAGCTCTCTGAACAGACCAGCCTTAACGGCGGCGAATTCAGGGAGTACTTCTCAAAAATCTTCCGCTGA
- a CDS encoding OFA family MFS transporter — translation MTSLLSKERIVRGPEFNRWLAVPPSIAVHLCIGSVYAWSIYNPALVEVLGVATSAGDDWTLRQVVWIFSVAIAFTGLTAAFAGKWVEKVGPRMVCVAAACFWGGGYMLSSLGVTLHQLWLIYLGYGVIGGIGLGLGYVSPVSNLIRWFPDRRGLAAGMAIMGFGGGAMVAVPLKEFFLKYFYKAPQYLGTADAVDMITHSGRRFVEVGGQLKEVVVAGATEAAHVLAPGTEVAGVYVVGTGSAGVAQTFLLFGVVYFLVIMISAFLYRVPVPGYRPKGWEPPADKDSSKRMISQKDVHMDQALKTSQFYQVWVVLCLNVTAGIGIISVAKTMMTEIFSSALPDIVDVTFAATYVLMIGMFNMLGRIIWASASDKLGRRNTCSIFCAVGFFLYLSIPVAALQVNLNPSIFWLLMFYAATMIIFTFYGGVFATVPAYLADLFGTRYVGGIYGRLLTAWSVAGVLGPLAVTSLRDRSLMAEINRLAEMVSPDEFVKTFGAGVNDLEILVQNKTVTLAKLMDIAPEGTVDPTASLYNSTMYVMAALLIIALISNLLIKPVDEKHHIKD, via the coding sequence ATGACGAGTCTTTTATCAAAAGAACGTATCGTTAGAGGTCCGGAATTCAACCGCTGGCTGGCTGTACCTCCGTCTATTGCGGTTCACCTGTGCATTGGTTCCGTTTACGCCTGGAGCATATATAATCCGGCGTTAGTTGAAGTGCTTGGCGTTGCCACTAGTGCGGGGGACGATTGGACCCTGCGTCAGGTAGTGTGGATATTCAGCGTTGCGATCGCGTTCACTGGGCTTACGGCGGCGTTTGCCGGCAAATGGGTTGAGAAGGTGGGACCACGCATGGTCTGTGTGGCGGCAGCGTGTTTTTGGGGTGGCGGCTACATGCTCAGCAGTCTCGGTGTTACCTTGCATCAACTGTGGCTGATTTATCTGGGTTACGGCGTAATCGGCGGTATCGGTCTGGGTTTAGGTTATGTTTCACCGGTCAGCAATTTAATTCGCTGGTTTCCGGACCGACGCGGCTTGGCTGCCGGAATGGCGATCATGGGCTTCGGTGGCGGGGCGATGGTTGCGGTGCCGCTTAAGGAATTTTTCCTCAAGTACTTTTACAAGGCGCCTCAATATCTGGGGACGGCCGACGCTGTCGATATGATCACTCATTCGGGCCGACGCTTTGTTGAAGTAGGCGGTCAGCTAAAAGAGGTTGTCGTCGCGGGGGCCACCGAGGCGGCACATGTGCTGGCGCCCGGAACCGAAGTGGCCGGGGTGTATGTGGTTGGCACCGGTTCTGCGGGAGTCGCCCAGACCTTCCTTCTCTTCGGAGTGGTTTATTTTCTTGTGATAATGATCTCGGCGTTTTTATATCGTGTTCCGGTTCCGGGGTATAGACCGAAGGGATGGGAGCCGCCGGCCGATAAGGATTCCAGCAAGCGAATGATCAGTCAGAAAGATGTGCATATGGATCAGGCGTTAAAAACATCTCAGTTCTACCAAGTGTGGGTCGTACTGTGCCTCAACGTTACAGCCGGCATCGGGATTATCTCTGTCGCCAAGACGATGATGACCGAGATATTCAGCAGCGCGCTTCCGGATATTGTTGATGTTACCTTTGCCGCCACTTATGTCTTGATGATCGGCATGTTCAACATGCTAGGGCGGATTATATGGGCAAGTGCCTCCGATAAACTAGGGCGGCGCAATACGTGTTCGATATTTTGCGCGGTCGGTTTTTTCTTGTATTTGTCCATTCCCGTGGCTGCCCTCCAGGTGAATCTTAATCCTTCGATTTTCTGGCTGTTAATGTTTTACGCGGCGACGATGATAATTTTTACTTTCTACGGGGGAGTCTTCGCCACCGTTCCGGCATATCTTGCCGACCTGTTTGGTACTCGCTACGTCGGCGGCATCTACGGACGTTTGCTGACCGCTTGGAGCGTCGCCGGAGTGCTCGGCCCCTTGGCGGTCACCTCGCTTAGAGATCGTTCGCTTATGGCCGAAATCAATCGCCTCGCAGAAATGGTATCGCCGGATGAATTCGTCAAGACTTTCGGAGCCGGAGTTAACGACCTCGAGATACTCGTACAAAATAAAACCGTAACGCTTGCGAAACTCATGGATATCGCGCCTGAGGGGACAGTAGATCCCACGGCTTCCTTGTACAACTCGACGATGTATGTGATGGCGGCGCTATTAATAATCGCTTTGATAAGCAATCTCCTGATAAAACCGGTTGACGAAAAACATCACATAAAGGACTGA
- a CDS encoding helix-turn-helix domain-containing protein: MDQTRFLQRVRMNQFERVYRRWKEKKVTQAEAAEQFGIGKRTFRRYTVRYSNEGMRGLLDRRLGALSHNRAPQEESSEVMELYKTLYNYLLKICIYLYRPPTFLPCPLSRMYIYNCYT; this comes from the coding sequence ATGGACCAGACAAGGTTTCTGCAGAGAGTCAGGATGAACCAGTTCGAGAGGGTATACAGGAGATGGAAGGAGAAGAAGGTGACACAGGCAGAGGCGGCAGAGCAGTTCGGTATAGGGAAGAGGACGTTTCGTCGTTACACAGTCCGATACAGCAACGAAGGGATGCGTGGGCTTTTGGACCGCCGGCTGGGAGCACTCTCCCACAACCGGGCCCCGCAGGAGGAGAGCTCGGAGGTGATGGAGTTATACAAGACTCTTTATAACTACCTCCTTAAAATTTGCATTTATCTATACAGACCACCCACATTCCTCCCCTGTCCACTATCTCGTATGTATATCTATAATTGTTACACTTGA